The following nucleotide sequence is from candidate division WOR-3 bacterium.
CATTTTAACGGCCATATACTTTTAAGAAAATATAAAAAAGTTAGTGAGATGCTTGATAAATACAGAATAAATCCAGGAACAACAGGAAAGGAGGAAAACTTTGTGGAGATGATAAAAATAGCAATTGATTTTGATAAACCTGTGAGAATTGGTGTAAACTGGGGTTCAATTGATAAATCCCTCCTTACAAAAAATATGGAATTAAATTCAAAAAGAAAAAAACCATATGATTTTAAAAGAGTTTTACTTGATACTGCAGTAGAATCGGTAATTTTATCAGCTGAAAAAGCTTTAGAACTTGGTTTGAAGGAAAATAAAATTGTTTTATCCTGCAAGGTTTCTGAGGTTAACGAACTTATTTATGTTTATGAAAAGCTTGCAAAAAAGGTAAAATTTGCCCTTCATCTCGGATTAACAGAAGCCGGCTCAGGATTAAAAGGTATTATTTCTTCCTCCATAGGCATAGGTAGTCTGCTTTTAAAGGGTATAGGTGATACAATAAGGGTTTCTTTAACACCTAAATTAAATGAGAAAAGAACAAAAGAAGTAGAGGTGGCAAAGGAGATTTTACAATCTCTTGGTTTAAGAAGATTTAATGCAGAAATTACCTCCT
It contains:
- the ispG gene encoding flavodoxin-dependent (E)-4-hydroxy-3-methylbut-2-enyl-diphosphate synthase encodes the protein MKKRKSIEVKIGNVIIGGGRPPVIQSMTDTQTSDVENTVKEVIELIEAGSEMVRITVNTEEAAKAIPEIISILRDKGYNNPIIGDFHFNGHILLRKYKKVSEMLDKYRINPGTTGKEENFVEMIKIAIDFDKPVRIGVNWGSIDKSLLTKNMELNSKRKKPYDFKRVLLDTAVESVILSAEKALELGLKENKIVLSCKVSEVNELIYVYEKLAKKVKFALHLGLTEAGSGLKGIISSSIGIGSLLLKGIGDTIRVSLTPKLNEKRTKEVEVAKEILQSLGLRRFNAEITSCPGCGRTKSSYFREIAEKVSLYLEEKSKLDDRYKNLKVAVMGCVVNGPGESKFADIGLSLPGIGERKAAIYVKGKFKKSIEIEKAEEELINEIENFIKNN